The Lytechinus pictus isolate F3 Inbred chromosome 15, Lp3.0, whole genome shotgun sequence genome contains a region encoding:
- the LOC129277586 gene encoding putative deoxyribonuclease TATDN2 — protein MIPTRNQQSPTPGLLGNPPLLLQQPPQGVVQQPSLLQGNTQAMQNLAADKNEDKDIEIVASTEMDAGQKGISSEPEERSSSPESQLCGLSSELMLRMGPVPPHGPSKRTWLRKLRRVRKQLNTSGTKSSKQSVQSPQTKSNDSRFSKSPKARHTNPIPVGQTRAEATSNGKIKHTKQDQHKLGAIRNKRPSQSIRTSPSDSHSTKRFKAVPLDSKTQSRAELINVGKTEHKKQPQDKYGAMSNKKPPQSSQSTSGDSHSTKRSTAERLDSVYKTQGRPDPKYFGETVRRNQGQDRDGAISNKKPPQSSHSMSRDSHLTKRSTAERLNSVPKIQGRPDPEYFGEPVLRNQGQDKYWSISNKNPPQSSQSTSRGSHLTKRTTAEHSESVPITWAETEATSSSQIGIALSKTVVPSKQSSLADKVMGIHQISGDSFEENIQIETSRLPVIPHAYSSSSTTSSKRLPSPIEGKDNTWFTSLKKGLETPNPLSSSFKGHKPITSHLPVMSGFDSHFHPDMIGWFSGKRPTPTMDPEHSIQFVGGILNFSDPEYYKDLNFMEKVLDELPEKGTWRFAVGVHPKFASEFTEEHFDSMMCHINHPLVMGVSEIGLDFTVPPERWPDQEALLIRVLSVGLCGMVLILHLRGTSEDLEGRAVHNMARRLLQKHCHKMQRMHLQSFSSDMSQVQSWIRSFPHCYFGITGLARYFTPEQEEAVKAIPQDRLLLETDSPHFAPHPELDANYPAFLGDVGAIVAGLRGIPLPTLMSLTLTNARRLYVSR, from the exons ATGATACCCACACGCAATCAGCAATCCCCAACCCCAGGCCTCCTGGGCAACCCACCCCTATTGCTACAGCAACCTCCCCAGGGAGTGGTTCAACAACCATCTTTGCTACAGGGCAATACTCAGGCAATGCAGAATCTAGCCG cTGATAAAAATGAAGACAAAGATATTGAAATAGTTGCATCTACTGAAATGGATGCTGGGCAAAAAGGGATCTCTTCCGAACCAGAAGAGCGTTCTTCTTCCCCAGAGTCTCAATTATGTGGACTTTCTTCTGAATTAATGCTCAGAATGGGTCCTGTCCCACCCCATGGACCCTCAAAACGCACATGGCTCAGAAAATTGCGGCGCGTAAGGAAACAGTTAAACACATCAGGGACAAAATCTTCTAAACAGTCTGTTCAATCCCCTCAAACCAAATCCAATGATTCACGATTTTCAAAGAGCCCCAAAGCTAGGCATACAAATCCTATCCCAGTGGGTCAGACCAGGGCTGAAGCCACAAGCAATGGCAAGATCAAGCACACAAAGCAAGACCAGCACAAATTGGGAGCTATACGTAATAAAAGGCCATCTCAATCCATCCGAACCTCACCCAGTGATTCTCACTCGACCAAGAGGTTCAAAGCTGTGCCCTTGGACTCGAAAACTCAAAGTAGAGCTGAACTCATAAACGTTGGCAAGACAGAGCACAAAAAGCAACCCCAAGATAAGTATGGAGCAATGTCTAATAAAAAGCCACCTCAGTCCAGCCAAAGTACGTCTGGGGATTCTCACTCGACAAAGAGGTCTACAGCTGAGCGTTTGGACTCTGTTTATAAAACTCAAGGCAGACCTGATCCCAAATACTTTGGCGAGACAGTACGCAGAAATCAAGGGCAAGATAGAGATGGGGCAATATCTAATAAAAAGCCACCTCAATCTAGCCACAGTATGTCTAGGGATTCTCACTTGACGAAAAGGTCCACAGCTGAGCGTTTGAACTCTGTCCCCAAAATTCAAGGCAGACCTGATCCTGAATACTTCGGTGAGCCTGTGCTCAGAAATCAAGGGCAAGATAAATATTGGTCAATATCTAATAAAAACCCACCTCAATCTAGCCAAAGTACATCTAGGGGTTCTCACTTGACGAAGAGGACCACAGCTGAGCATTCAGAATCTGTCCCAATAACATGGGCTGAGACTGAAGCCACAAGCAGTTCCCAAATAGGGATTGCTTTGTCTAAAACTGTAGTTCCATCCAAACAGTCATCCCTTGCTGACAAGGTTATGGGGATCCACCAAATTTCGGGAGATTCATTTGAAGAGAATATACAGATTGAGACATCTAGATTACCAGTCATTCCCCATGCATATTCTTCTTCATCAACAACTTCATCAAAACGTCTACCTTCCCCCATTGAAGGAAAGGATAATACCTGGTTTACTAGCCTCAAAAAAGGCTTGGAAACCCCCAATCCATTGTCAAGTTCATTTAAAGGGCATAAACCCATCACATCCCATTTACCTGTCATGTCTGGGTTTGATTCACATTTTCATCCAGACATGATTGGCTGGTTTAGTGGGAAGAGACCCACCCCTACCATGGACCCAGAGCACTCTATACAGTTTGTGGGAGGGATCTTAAACTTCAGTGATCCTGAGTATTACAAGGACCTTAATTTCATGGAAAAGGTCTTGGATGAACTACCAGAGAAAGGCACTTGGCGGTTTGCAGTTGGTGTCCACCCCAAATTTGCCAGTGAATTCACTGAGGAGCATTTTGATAGTATGATGTGCCACATCAATCATCCTTTAGTGATGGGTGTGAGTGAGATAGGACTTGATTTCACTGTGCCTCCAGAACGATGGCCTGATCAAGAAGCTCTCCTAATCCGTGTTCTTAGTGTAGGCTTGTGTGGAATGGTGCTCATTCTCCACTTGCGGGGTACCTCTGAGGATTTGGAAGGTAGGGCGGTGCACAACATGGCTCGCCGTCTCCTCCAGAAACATTGTCACAAGATGCAACGGATGCATCTCCAATCCTTCAGTAGCGACATGTCCCAAGTGCAAAGCTGGATTAGAAGCTTTCCACATTGTTATTTTGGCATCACTGGCTTGGCCCGGTACTTCACCCCAGAGCAAGAGGAGGCAGTGAAGGCGATTCCTCAAGACCGTCTGCTACTAGAGACAGACTCCCCTCATTTCGCTCCCCACCCAGAATTGGATGCAAATTATCCAGCTTTCCTGGGAGATGTGGGTGCAATAGTTGCTGGTCTACGTGGAATCCCCCTGCCAACTTTAATGTCATTGACTCTGACAAATGCAAGACGACTTTATGTGAGCAGATAG